A region of Streptomyces sp. R44 DNA encodes the following proteins:
- the yidD gene encoding membrane protein insertion efficiency factor YidD encodes MKYPLLALIKLYQWTISPLLGPVCRYYPSCSHYGFTAIDRHGAIKGTALTAWRILRCNPWSPGGVDHVPPRKRPRWHEMLRNALRGDKGGPTAETSPAAETSPNAQGA; translated from the coding sequence ATGAAGTACCCGCTGCTGGCTCTCATCAAGCTGTACCAGTGGACGATCAGCCCTCTTCTGGGCCCCGTCTGCCGGTACTACCCGTCGTGTTCCCACTACGGATTCACGGCCATCGACCGGCATGGCGCGATCAAGGGCACGGCCCTGACCGCCTGGCGGATCCTGCGGTGCAACCCGTGGTCGCCCGGCGGTGTGGATCACGTCCCCCCGCGTAAGCGCCCCCGCTGGCACGAGATGCTGCGGAACGCGCTGCGCGGCGACAAGGGCGGGCCCACCGCCGAGACGAGCCCGGCCGCCGAGACCTCGCCCAATGCTCAAGGAGCCTGA
- the yidC gene encoding membrane protein insertase YidC has protein sequence MDTIASLFSFITWPVSWVIVQFHKVYGAIFGPDTGWAWGLSIVSLVVLIRICLIPLFVKQIKSTRNMQALQPKMKAIQERYKSDKQRQSEEMMKLYKETGTNPLSSCLPILAQSPFFFALYHVLSAIASGKTIGVIDEPLLESARQAHIFGAPLAAKFTDSAAEVAALNASLTDVRIVTAIMIIMMSASQFFTQRQLMMKNVDLSVKTPYMQQQKMLMYIFPLIFAGMGINFPVGVLVYWLTTNVWTMGQQMYVINQNPTPGSKAQDAYLQRLLKSVTQHGEVRGRRRKNIVKVIVAKGSDRNENERRFFTGLSKAGFAAQADGTVIKGDTLVAEAEGGAAARRQQPKRQTKAQRQASAAPQSVAKDTEDVSETAADEATASLEKKPQGPAKSEAKDEAKDEAQADKPQRPSRANSGGSRQGKSGQGQRKGQQRPKHPSSKK, from the coding sequence GTGGACACGATTGCCAGTCTGTTCAGCTTCATCACCTGGCCCGTTTCCTGGGTCATCGTCCAGTTCCACAAGGTGTACGGGGCGATCTTCGGCCCCGACACGGGCTGGGCCTGGGGCCTGTCCATCGTGTCCCTCGTGGTGCTGATCCGTATCTGTCTGATCCCGCTCTTCGTGAAGCAGATCAAGTCGACGCGGAACATGCAGGCGCTCCAGCCGAAGATGAAGGCGATCCAGGAGCGCTACAAGAGCGACAAGCAGCGTCAGTCCGAAGAGATGATGAAGCTGTACAAGGAGACGGGCACCAACCCGCTCTCCTCGTGCCTTCCCATCCTGGCGCAGTCGCCGTTCTTCTTCGCGCTGTACCACGTGCTGTCCGCGATCGCCTCGGGCAAGACGATCGGCGTCATCGACGAGCCGCTGCTCGAGAGCGCCCGTCAGGCGCACATCTTCGGCGCTCCGCTCGCCGCGAAGTTCACGGACTCCGCCGCCGAGGTCGCCGCGCTCAACGCCTCGCTGACCGATGTCCGCATCGTCACCGCGATCATGATCATCATGATGTCGGCCTCGCAGTTCTTCACCCAGCGCCAGCTGATGATGAAGAACGTCGACCTCTCGGTGAAGACCCCGTACATGCAGCAGCAGAAGATGCTCATGTACATCTTCCCGCTGATCTTCGCCGGCATGGGCATCAACTTCCCCGTCGGTGTCCTCGTCTACTGGCTGACCACCAACGTGTGGACCATGGGCCAGCAGATGTACGTGATCAACCAGAACCCGACGCCGGGCAGCAAGGCACAGGACGCCTACCTGCAGCGCCTGCTCAAGAGCGTCACGCAGCACGGTGAGGTCCGCGGCCGCCGCCGGAAGAACATCGTCAAGGTGATCGTCGCCAAGGGCAGCGACCGCAACGAGAACGAGCGCCGCTTCTTCACGGGCCTCTCCAAGGCCGGCTTCGCCGCCCAGGCCGACGGCACCGTGATCAAGGGCGACACCCTCGTGGCCGAGGCCGAGGGCGGTGCCGCCGCCAGGCGTCAGCAGCCCAAGCGTCAGACCAAGGCCCAGCGCCAGGCCTCCGCGGCCCCGCAGTCCGTGGCGAAGGACACCGAGGACGTCTCCGAGACGGCCGCCGACGAGGCGACCGCCTCGCTCGAGAAGAAGCCCCAGGGTCCGGCCAAGAGCGAGGCCAAGGACGAGGCCAAGGACGAGGCGCAGGCCGACAAGCCCCAGCGTCCGAGCCGCGCCAACTCCGGAGGATCCCGTCAGGGCAAGTCCGGTCAGGGTCAGCGCAAGGGCCAGCAGCGGCCCAAGCACCCGTCCTCCAAGAAGTAA
- a CDS encoding R3H domain-containing nucleic acid-binding protein, translating into MTEGTTSAAAEGGDTLTRLEQEGEIAADYLEGLLDIADLDGDIDMDVEADRAAVSIISDSSSRDLQKLVGRDGEVLEALQELTRLAVHRETGDRSRLMLDIAGFRAKKRAELAELGAKAAAEVKSTGQPVKLDPMTPFERKVVHDAIAAAGLRSESEGEEPQRFVVVLPA; encoded by the coding sequence GTGACGGAAGGCACCACCTCCGCCGCCGCCGAGGGTGGCGACACCCTGACCCGCCTGGAGCAGGAGGGTGAGATCGCGGCCGACTACCTCGAGGGCCTGCTCGACATCGCCGATCTCGACGGCGACATCGACATGGACGTCGAGGCCGACCGGGCCGCTGTCTCGATCATCAGCGACTCCAGCAGCCGCGACCTGCAGAAGCTCGTGGGCCGCGACGGCGAGGTCCTGGAGGCGCTCCAGGAGCTGACGCGCCTGGCCGTGCACCGCGAGACCGGTGACCGCAGCCGACTGATGCTCGACATCGCCGGCTTCCGGGCCAAGAAGCGTGCCGAGCTCGCCGAGCTGGGCGCCAAGGCCGCTGCCGAGGTGAAGTCCACCGGCCAGCCGGTCAAGCTGGACCCGATGACGCCGTTCGAGCGCAAGGTCGTGCACGACGCGATCGCCGCCGCCGGTCTGCGCAGCGAGTCCGAGGGCGAGGAGCCGCAGCGCTTCGTCGTTGTGCTCCCGGCCTGA
- the rsmG gene encoding 16S rRNA (guanine(527)-N(7))-methyltransferase RsmG → MTEAAELPEAPEQARTVFGEYFPEAVRYAELLADAGVKRGLIGPREVPRLWERHLLNCAVLSEVVPEGVTVCDVGSGAGLPGIPLALVRPDLKITLLEPLLRRTNFLQEVVELLGLDHVTVVRGRAEEMLGKITPVHVVTARAVAPLDRLAGWGVPLLRPYGEMLALKGDTAEEEINGARAALSRLGVVEASVLHVGEGIVDPMTTVVRVEVGESPGGVRFAAKRAKAARTSKTRRRR, encoded by the coding sequence GTGACGGAGGCAGCGGAGCTCCCCGAGGCGCCGGAGCAGGCGCGGACAGTCTTCGGTGAGTACTTCCCGGAGGCCGTGCGGTACGCGGAGCTGCTCGCGGACGCGGGTGTGAAGCGCGGTCTGATCGGCCCGCGCGAGGTCCCGCGTCTCTGGGAGCGCCACCTGCTGAACTGTGCCGTCCTCTCGGAGGTCGTCCCCGAGGGCGTCACCGTCTGCGATGTGGGCTCGGGCGCCGGTCTCCCCGGTATCCCCCTGGCTCTGGTCCGGCCCGACCTGAAGATCACGCTCCTGGAGCCGCTCCTGCGCAGGACGAACTTCCTCCAGGAGGTCGTCGAACTGCTGGGCCTCGACCATGTGACCGTGGTCCGGGGACGGGCGGAGGAGATGCTCGGCAAGATCACGCCCGTGCACGTGGTGACCGCCCGCGCGGTGGCTCCGCTCGACCGGCTCGCCGGCTGGGGCGTTCCCCTGCTGCGCCCGTACGGAGAGATGCTGGCGCTCAAGGGCGACACCGCCGAGGAGGAGATCAACGGTGCTCGCGCCGCGCTCTCCCGGCTCGGTGTGGTGGAGGCCTCCGTGTTGCACGTGGGCGAGGGGATCGTCGATCCGATGACCACGGTCGTCCGCGTGGAGGTCGGCGAGAGCCCCGGTGGTGTGCGGTTCGCGGCCAAGCGGGCCAAGGCCGCCCGTACCAGCAAGACCCGTCGGCGCCGCTGA
- a CDS encoding ParA family protein: MAGSPHREPEAEESESLRSDANIAGPMTDPVPGPRTESVGEDVSRETLPPMDDTPIGRAAQLAVEALGRAGEGLPRPAQTRVMVVANQKGGVGKTTTTVNLAASLALHGARVLVIDLDPQGNASTALGIDHHAEVPSIYDVLVDSKPLSDVVQPVRDVEGLFCAPATIDLAGAEIELVSLVARESRLQRAIQAYEQPLDYILIDCPPSLGLLTVNAMVAGAEVLIPIQCEYYALEGLGQLLRNVDLVRGHLNPALHVSTILLTMYDGRTRLASQVADEVRSHFAEEVLRTSIPRSVRISEAPSYGQTVLTYDPGSSGALSYLEAAREIALRGVAVQYDPQHAHAGHQNNQRSMSEGIQ, from the coding sequence ATGGCAGGCTCTCCTCATCGCGAGCCTGAAGCCGAGGAGAGTGAATCCTTGCGGTCCGACGCCAACATCGCGGGACCGATGACCGATCCGGTCCCCGGTCCCCGAACCGAATCGGTGGGGGAGGATGTTTCACGTGAAACATTGCCCCCGATGGACGACACCCCCATCGGTCGTGCTGCCCAGCTGGCAGTAGAAGCGCTGGGTCGTGCCGGGGAGGGACTTCCCCGCCCGGCCCAGACCCGCGTGATGGTCGTCGCCAATCAGAAGGGCGGCGTGGGCAAGACGACCACGACGGTCAACCTTGCCGCGTCCCTGGCGCTGCACGGCGCCCGCGTCCTCGTCATCGACCTGGACCCGCAGGGCAATGCCTCGACGGCGCTCGGCATCGACCACCACGCCGAGGTCCCCTCGATCTACGACGTTCTGGTGGACAGCAAGCCGCTCTCGGACGTGGTGCAGCCGGTCAGGGACGTCGAGGGCCTCTTCTGCGCCCCCGCCACCATCGACCTGGCCGGCGCGGAGATCGAGCTGGTGTCGCTGGTGGCCCGTGAGAGCCGCCTGCAGCGGGCGATCCAGGCCTACGAGCAGCCGCTGGACTACATCCTGATCGACTGCCCGCCCTCGCTCGGACTCCTCACGGTCAACGCCATGGTCGCGGGCGCGGAGGTACTGATCCCGATCCAGTGCGAGTACTACGCGTTGGAGGGGCTCGGACAGCTCCTGCGGAACGTCGACCTGGTCCGAGGACACCTCAACCCGGCGCTCCACGTCTCGACGATTCTGCTCACCATGTACGACGGCAGGACGAGGCTCGCCTCCCAGGTCGCCGACGAGGTGCGCAGCCACTTCGCCGAGGAGGTGCTGAGGACCAGCATTCCGCGGTCCGTCCGCATCTCGGAGGCGCCGAGCTACGGACAGACGGTCCTCACCTACGACCCGGGCTCCAGCGGTGCCCTGTCGTATCTCGAAGCGGCCCGTGAGATCGCACTGCGGGGGGTCGCCGTGCAGTACGACCCGCAGCACGCCCATGCAGGGCACCAGAACAACCAGCGCAGCATGTCGGAGGGGATCCAGTGA
- a CDS encoding ParB/RepB/Spo0J family partition protein, whose product MSERRRGLGRGLGALIPAAPQERQVERGVAAAKLATLPQSPQAPESTPAWNAPEPVALPEAPAGAYFTELPIDAIVPNRHQPREVFDEDALAELVTSIKEVGLLQPVVVRKIEADRYELVMGERRLRASTTAGLERIPAIVRDTDDEKMLLDALLENLHRAQLNAIEEAHAYEQLLKDFGCTHDQLAERIGRSRPQISNTLRLLRLSLPVQRRVAAGVLSAGHARALLGVEDPDAQDKLAYRIVSEGLSVRSVEEIVSLMGSEEPASAAKPKGPRAGGRVSPALTDLATRLSDRFETRVKVDLGQKKGKIVVEFASMDDLDRILSTLAPGEGRVMDHKNAEG is encoded by the coding sequence GTGAGCGAGCGACGTAGGGGATTGGGGCGTGGGCTCGGTGCGCTGATTCCCGCTGCTCCCCAGGAACGGCAGGTGGAGCGAGGGGTGGCCGCCGCGAAGCTGGCGACGCTGCCGCAGAGCCCGCAGGCCCCTGAGTCGACGCCGGCGTGGAATGCGCCGGAGCCGGTGGCCCTGCCCGAGGCTCCGGCCGGTGCGTACTTCACCGAGCTGCCGATCGACGCCATCGTTCCCAACCGGCACCAGCCGCGCGAGGTCTTCGACGAGGACGCGCTGGCGGAGCTCGTCACCTCCATCAAGGAGGTCGGCCTGCTCCAGCCCGTGGTCGTGCGCAAGATCGAGGCCGACCGCTACGAGCTCGTCATGGGTGAGCGTCGTCTGCGGGCGTCGACGACGGCGGGTCTGGAGCGGATCCCGGCCATCGTCCGGGACACCGACGACGAGAAGATGCTCCTGGACGCGCTCCTGGAGAACCTTCACCGGGCCCAGCTGAACGCGATCGAAGAGGCCCACGCCTACGAGCAGCTGCTCAAGGACTTCGGCTGCACGCATGACCAGCTCGCGGAGCGGATCGGGCGCTCCCGTCCGCAGATCTCCAACACGCTGCGTCTGCTGCGGCTCTCGCTGCCGGTGCAGCGCCGGGTCGCCGCCGGAGTGCTCTCCGCCGGTCACGCACGGGCCCTGCTCGGCGTGGAGGACCCGGACGCCCAGGACAAGCTGGCGTACCGGATCGTCTCCGAGGGGCTCTCGGTGCGCAGCGTCGAGGAGATCGTCAGCCTCATGGGTTCCGAGGAGCCCGCGTCCGCGGCCAAGCCGAAGGGGCCGCGTGCCGGTGGCCGTGTCTCGCCCGCGCTCACGGACCTCGCCACTCGTCTCTCGGACCGCTTCGAGACCCGGGTGAAGGTCGACCTGGGGCAGAAGAAGGGCAAGATCGTCGTCGAGTTCGCCTCGATGGACGATCTGGACCGGATCCTCTCGACCCTGGCCCCCGGCGAGGGCCGGGTCATGGACCACAAGAACGCCGAGGGCTGA